A section of the Ptychodera flava strain L36383 unplaced genomic scaffold, AS_Pfla_20210202 Scaffold_28__1_contigs__length_4768798_pilon, whole genome shotgun sequence genome encodes:
- the LOC139127085 gene encoding uncharacterized protein translates to MGGNDSCCVPYCNRKRCRDGGIYYNFPKKPMSRRRAWIHAVNRQRPDGRPWKPSDWMKVCNTHFVDGVKSDDPSSPSYIPSIFPWKRPSTSERRVLKRTYVDYRKPISGKPSKKGSEDGCSPSTSNDDGAGLKSNGHVTVSCPSDDRVLRTAPMDHQYAGQFEESEEMMKLKKEDGSLYLYVKGLQTENSMLKELNSLQSQKVLSLDVCKDTDDKFQFYTGFPSYEIFFALFEYLEQKAQNLQYWRGNQYATYEHHKKSEESGKPGPERKLSLEEEFFLVIVRLKLGLLTVDLAYRFGISQSTVSRVFTTWINFLYTELFQICTMPDRDELNQHKLFSFSRFPDTRVVIDCTEMFTQSPSSLTARKQVWSEYKHHNTVKFLIGIGPNGAVTYVSNMWGGRASDKYITKNSDFLDYLSHGDAVMADRGFTVSADLSSVGVSLNIPAFKGSERDQLLPAEIEHSRRIAEARIHIERAIGRIKNFHIFDSEIKLTMKPLAEQIFTVCAFLINFQSPFMRG, encoded by the exons ATGGGCGGTAATGACAGTTGTTGTGTACCATACTGTAATCGAAAACGCTGCAGAGATGGTGGTATCTATTACAACTTCCCTAAGAAGCCAATGTCTCGCAGGAGAGCATGGATACATGCCGTGAATAGACAACGACCAGACGGCAGACCATGGAAACCAAGCGATTGGATGAAAGTTTGCAACACACATTTTGTCGACGGGGTAAAATCTGACGACCCCTCTTCTCCTTCATATATTCCATCGATTTTTCCATGGAAGAGACCCTCAACGTCTGAACGGCGTGTCTTGAAACGAACTTATGTCGATTACAGAAAACCAATATCCGGAAAACCAAGTAAAAAG GGATCTGAGGATGGATGTTCACCATCTACAAGTAATGATGATGGTGCAGGGTTAAAATCAAATGGTCATGTTACTGTGAGCTGCCCAAGTGATGATAGAGTCTTGAGG ACGGCACCAATGGATCATCAGTATGCTGGACAGTTTGAGGAATCTGAGGAAATGATGAAACTGAAAAAGGAAGATGGAAGTTTATATCTATATGTCAAAGGGTTACAGACTGAAAATTCAATGCTGAAAGAACTGAACAGTCTTCAGAGTCAGAAGGTGTTGTCTTTAGATGTTTGTAAGGACACCGATGATAAATTTCAGTTTTATACTGGTTTTCCctcatatgaaatattttttgctttatttgagTACCTTGAACAAAAAGCACAGAACTTACAGTATTGGAGGGGGAATCAGTATGCTACATATGAGCACCATAAAAAGTCTGAGGAGTCAGGAAAACCAGGACCAGAGCGAAAACTATCACTAGAAGAAGAGTTTTTCCTCGTTATTGTTCGACTTAAGTTAGGCCTTCTTACTGTTGATTTGGCTTATAGATTTGGCATCAGTCAAAGTACTGTATCAAGAGTTTTCACCACATGGATTAATTTTCTCTACACAGAGTTATTTCAGATATGTACCATGCCAGACAGGGATGAGTTGAATCAACacaaattgttttcattcagTAGATTTCCAGATACTAGGGTTGTCATTGATTGCACAGAGATGTTCACACAATCACCTTCATCATTAACTGCCAGGAAACAGGTATGGAGTGAGTACAAGCACCACAATACTGTCAAATTTCTTATTGGCATTGGTCCTAATGGTGCTGTAACATATGTATCTAACATGTGGGGTGGGAGGGCTTCTGATAAGTATATAACTAAAAATAGTGATTTTTTGGATTATCTTTCACATGGTGATGCAGTTATGGCTGATCGAGGATTTACTGTATCTGCTGATTTATCATCAGTAGGAGTGAGTCTCAATATCCCAGCATTTAAAGGTAGTGAGAGAGATCAGTTGCTTCCAGCTGAGATTGAGCATTCACGACGTATTGCTGAAGCCAGAATACACATAGAAAGGGCCATTGGTAGAATTaagaactttcatatttttgatagtGAAATCAAGTTGACGATGAAACCACTTGCTGAACAAATTTTCACAGTGTGTGCTTTTTTGATTAATTTCCAGTCACCTTTTATGAGAGGTTAG
- the LOC139126999 gene encoding uncharacterized protein: MASLGNSTPHPNFADLKRMKVRDLRSLCKSVGLDGNVAKQDLLPQLCVHYGISRSGNQSLAPLLPAKKPRVTYAADDTLKEEFSKLPPYHAVKSCWTTDIRGVPPVSFEQVKYYLIESNEKTFDKEALRAYKAMKAYKLWDGGHVHSLQLHYLKNISKKFMFVKGCVNASEDTHKTYTVHITIASDGCIYGGSCQCVAGLGEACSHIAAMLFALEDFVANGYKDLENGPATTEVLCKWIAKKDSKVIPKPLSEIDVYKPEHGKEVKRDSSTQRQHDGRAVWQRQVDYDALLKLQGRLLNSAVVVPAAHSLAFHRVRPAEKKAEIERAIKNANSIQVMPEHLVISLHEDFTVALNTTVSTQIPPTVINTNVQEINCTNNTTNHKLLTENKDDDIPDNADLSSSFFVDKFVNFKESMKSMTTAEVKIIQQHTKGQSKNPQWFEYRAGRVTASKFGRIKKMRESTPPDNLVKEIMQYDKKSSVPKACQYGLDMEGPAVDIYLNEMRKRGHTSITGCTTGFIIDVERPWQGASVDLLVEDLTVNDKLGIAEIKNPVSNGLTLQEIAKSRGNSFCLLWDENSKMLKVNPKHDYYFQIMGQMGILKRKWCDFVVCAIFDVDTIVDGGGYDVYIERVSFDEGNYSDLCKRVEDFFVKGVVPEILTHRVKRGQPLYPNSSVYVYRKTA, from the exons ATGGCGAGCCTTGGTAACTCAACTCCTCATCCAAACTTTGCAGATTTAAAACGAATGAAAGTTCGCGATTTGCGAAGTCTTTGTAAAAGTGTAGGACTTGATGGTAACGTTGCAAAACAGGATCTTTTACCCCAGCTCTGCGTCCATTATGGTATTTCAAGGAGCGGCAATCAGAGCCTTGCTCCACTGTTGCCGGCGAAGAAACCCCGGGTGACGTACGCAGCAGACGACACGCTCAAAGAAGAGttttcaaaattgccgccatatCATGCTGTGAAATCGTGTTGGACAACAGATATACGGGGTGTACCCCCTGTAAGTTTTGAACAAGTGAAGTATTACTTGattgaaagtaatgaaaaaacGTTTGACAAGGAAGCCCTGAGAGCATATAAAGCAATGAAAGCATACAAACTTTGGGATGGCGGTCATGTGCACAGTTTACAGCTTCACTATCTTAAAAACATCAGCAAGAAATTCATGTTTGTGAAAGGATGCGTAAATGCCTCTGAAGATACTCACAAGACTTACACAGTTCATATTACTATTGCAAGTGATGGTTGTATTTACGGTGGATCGTGTCAGTGCGTAGCGGG tcttGGAGAGGCATGTAGCCATATTGCAGCCATGTTATTTGCATTGGAAGATTTTGTTGCCAATGGTTACAAAGATTTGGAGAATGGACCAGCAACAACAGAAGTACTCTGTAAATGGATTGCCAAAAAAG ATAGTAAAGTGATACCAAAACCATTGTCAGAAATTGACGTTTATAAGCCAGAACATGGAAAAGAGGTAAAAAGAGATAGTTCTACACAGAGGCAACATGATGGTAGAGCAGTCTGGCAGAGACAAGTTGATTATGATGCTCTGTTGAAGCTCCAAGGCAGGCTTTTGAATTCAGCAGTTGTGGTTCCTGCAGCACACAGTCTAGCCTTTCATAGAGTCAGGCCAGCTGAAAAAAAGGCTGAAATTGAAAGGGCAATTAAAAATGCCAACAGTATACAAGTTATGCCAGAACATCTAGTGATATCTTTACATGAAGATTTCACAGTAGCACTTAATACCACTGTGTCAACACAAATACCCCCGACTGTAATAAACACAAATGTTCAAGAAATTAATTGCACTAACAACACTACCAATCATAAATTACTTACTGAAAACAAAGATGATGATATCCCTGACAATGCTGACCTATCATCTTCATTCTTTGTTGAtaaatttgttaattttaaagaGTCAATGAAATCTATGACAACAGCTGAGGTTAAAATAATTCAACAGCACACAAAAGGTCAGTCAAAAAACCCGCAATGGTTTGAGTATAGAGCTGGCAGAGTAACAGCTTCAAAATTTGGTCGAATAAAGAAAATGAGAGAGAGTACACCGCCGGATAATCTTGTCAAAGAAATTATGCAATATGATAAGAAATCATCTGTACCAAAAGCATGTCAATATGGACTTGATATGGAGGGGCCTGCTGTAGATATCTATCTCAATGAAATGCGGAAAAGGGGGCATACTAGTATCACAGGTTGCACGACAGGGTTTATTATTGATGTTGAAAGACCATGGCAGGGTGCCAGTGTAGACTTGTTGGTTGAAGATTTAACAGTCAATGATAAATTGGGAATAGCAGAAATAAAAAATCCTGTTTCTAATGGGTTGACATTGCAAGAAATAGCCAAAAGCAGGGGCAACTCATTCTGTCTGTTATGGGATGAAAATTCTAAAATGTTAAAAGTAAATCCCAAGCATGATTATTATTTCCAAATTATGGGTCAAATGGGTATATTAAAGAGGAAATGGTGTGATTTTGTTGTATGTGCTATATTTGATGTTGATACTATTGTTGATGGAGGTGGCTATGATGTATATATTGAAAGAGTTTCTTTTGATGAGGGAAATTATTCAGATCTTTGTAAACGTGTTGAGGATTTTTTTGTCAAGGGTGTTGTACCTGAAATTCTGACTCATCGGGTGAAACGTGGCCAGCCACTGTATCCCAATAGTTCAGTCTATGTATATAGAAAAACTGCATAA
- the LOC139127037 gene encoding uncharacterized protein isoform X2 produces the protein MEGNLISFRGNLDTPYERLHSLLLGTVRDMTTFTFNSLSDDAKHNIDLKLKSYDWTPHSSRLANITSYKSFVGREFKLWIQVAVFMLHDVLSAEQRKLWQILSEIFFEVYQTSVEESQIEHIKKLIQAFMLQAKKENPTLLRKSKTHMLLHLPSHISDFGPSKCYCTERCEQFMGVVRSRCIYSNYKNLSKDVTMSFSKLQLLEFIMRGGIWKEGQLIRQCGPKLRKLYDADYVQRFLNGSSNTHVKTHGQLALKSHGMTDISSEELTALKRLHMDS, from the exons ATGGAAGGCAACTTGATATCATTTAGAGGAAATTT AGACACACCGTATGAAAGGCTCCATTCGCTTCTTCTGGGAACTGTGAGGGATATGACTACGTTTACATTCAATTCCTTATCAGATGATGCTAAACACAACATAGATTTAAAACTAAAG TCATATGATTGGACGCCCCACTCAAGCAGACTGGCAAATATCACCTCATACAAGTCATTTGTAGGACGAGAGTTTAAATTATGGATACAAGTTGCTGTGTTCATGTTACATGATGTTTTGTCAGCGGAACAGAGGAAACTGTGGCAAATTTTGTCAGAG ATATTCTTTGAAGTCTATCAGACATCTGTTGAAGAATCTCAGATAGAGCATATAAAAAAGCTAATACAGGCATTTATGCTTCAAGCAAAGAAAGAAAACCCAACACTGTTAAGGAAGTCAAAGACTCACATGCTTCTACACCTGCCTTCACATATTTCTGACTTTGGACCATCTAAATGCTACTGCACTGAAAG ATGTGAACAGTTCATGGGGGTTGTAAGATCAAGATGCATATACAGTAACTACAAAAATCTATCCAAGGATGTAACGATGTCATTCAGCAAACTGCAATTATTGGAGTTCATCATGCGAGGTGGTATTTGGAAAGAAGGCCAACTGATCCG GCAATGTGGGCCAAAGCTAAGAAAACTATATGATGCAGATTATGTTCAGAGATTTCTCAATGGCAGCAGCAATACACACGTGAAGACCCATGGTCAACTTGCATTG AAAAGTCATGGTATGACAGACATTAGTAGTGAAGAATTAACAGCATTAAAGAG gttGCATATGGATTCTTAA
- the LOC139127037 gene encoding uncharacterized protein isoform X1: MEGNLISFRGNLDTPYERLHSLLLGTVRDMTTFTFNSLSDDAKHNIDLKLKSYDWTPHSSRLANITSYKSFVGREFKLWIQVAVFMLHDVLSAEQRKLWQILSEIFFEVYQTSVEESQIEHIKKLIQAFMLQAKKENPTLLRKSKTHMLLHLPSHISDFGPSKCYCTERCEQFMGVVRSRCIYSNYKNLSKDVTMSFSKLQLLEFIMRGGIWKEGQLIRQCGPKLRKLYDADYVQRFLNGSSNTHVKTHGQLALKSHGMTDISSEELTALKSAVGDDIQNLECYGGVYTESEKRMVRIGQTASYKSETEDVAYGFLRRCVNVQEQAYIGFQKFIDISKYCPYNCKVLRLIDDIEFVNAKNIVGHSCIQHICERTTCRVVTSCSRVQNNVIRTKIFQHNSHYPFYRVNKYFIANC, encoded by the exons ATGGAAGGCAACTTGATATCATTTAGAGGAAATTT AGACACACCGTATGAAAGGCTCCATTCGCTTCTTCTGGGAACTGTGAGGGATATGACTACGTTTACATTCAATTCCTTATCAGATGATGCTAAACACAACATAGATTTAAAACTAAAG TCATATGATTGGACGCCCCACTCAAGCAGACTGGCAAATATCACCTCATACAAGTCATTTGTAGGACGAGAGTTTAAATTATGGATACAAGTTGCTGTGTTCATGTTACATGATGTTTTGTCAGCGGAACAGAGGAAACTGTGGCAAATTTTGTCAGAG ATATTCTTTGAAGTCTATCAGACATCTGTTGAAGAATCTCAGATAGAGCATATAAAAAAGCTAATACAGGCATTTATGCTTCAAGCAAAGAAAGAAAACCCAACACTGTTAAGGAAGTCAAAGACTCACATGCTTCTACACCTGCCTTCACATATTTCTGACTTTGGACCATCTAAATGCTACTGCACTGAAAG ATGTGAACAGTTCATGGGGGTTGTAAGATCAAGATGCATATACAGTAACTACAAAAATCTATCCAAGGATGTAACGATGTCATTCAGCAAACTGCAATTATTGGAGTTCATCATGCGAGGTGGTATTTGGAAAGAAGGCCAACTGATCCG GCAATGTGGGCCAAAGCTAAGAAAACTATATGATGCAGATTATGTTCAGAGATTTCTCAATGGCAGCAGCAATACACACGTGAAGACCCATGGTCAACTTGCATTG AAAAGTCATGGTATGACAGACATTAGTAGTGAAGAATTAACAGCATTAAAGAG tGCCGTAGGAGACGATATTCAAAATCTAGAGTGCTATGGCGGAGTATACACAGAATCAGAAAAGAGAATGGTGAGAATTGGTCAGACAGCTTCGTACAAGTCAGAGACagaagat gttGCATATGGATTCTTAAGAAGATGTGTGAATGTTCAAGAGCAagcctacattggttttcaGAAATTTATAGATATATCCAAGTACTGCCCATACAATTGCAAAGTGTTACGATTAATTGATGATATCGAGTTTGTAAATGCTAAGAATATCGTTGGTCACTCATGTATTCAGCATATCTGCGAAAGAACTACATGTAGAGTTGTCACATCATGTAGCAGAGTTCAAAATAATGTAATCcggacaaaaatatttcaacacaatAGCCATTATCCTTTTTATAGAGTAAACAAGTATTTTATTGcaaattgttaa